The sequence GAGTTTTGTCAACGCCTACGCGATCGCTTGCCGACGATGAAACTGATCAAAGCCATGCAGCTACACGACGTTGATGCCCAAACCATGACCCACCCCTACCTCGACGTCGTCGATACCCTGTTGCTCGATGCTTACCATCCCACCCTGCGGGGCGGCACCGGCCATGCCCTAAACTGGGATGCCCTACGACACTTTCATCCCCCCATTCCCTGGTTTCTCGCTGGAGGCATCAATCCCAACAATGTTCTAGAGGCTCTGGGAACACTTTCACCCAACGGCATCGATCTATCCAGTGGCATCGAACGCGCGCCCGGCGACAAGGCAATCGACCAAGTGGCCCTGCTCTTTAGTCGGCTGACCCTTCACGGCTATCAGTGCCGCCGGGGAAAGTAAGGCGACGGCTCTTGGCATCAAATCGCTGGTACCAAATGACGTTTCCCAGCACCGTAATCCCCAAAACAACACCACCGCCCACCCAGCCCAGCATCGGATTATAGCCACTCCGTGCCAAGGTCTCTAGCCAACGGTGGGTCAGTTCAGAACCCACCAGCCCGTCGGCCATCACGGGAAACAGGTACATCAAGGCGGCTCCCACCATCAACCAACCCACCATAGAGGCCAGCAGAAAAATAGTTTTTGCAGTGGATTGGCTACCCATGGGCGATCGCTGCGGAAGAACTTCCCTGAGGGTACCATGGCGTCTGCCGTTACGGCATGGGGTAAACGCCTGCGAATCAGACGGGGGCGATCGCCCTTCCTAGACTTGAGAGGATGCACAGAGGCGGGCCTGTGATGCACAATAAGTAAAGAAATTTTGCAGTGTTGCCATTTACGGGTTTACCCATGTCCATGCCATCCGACTCTGTAGGTTATGCGATCACATCTGACGTTACAACACCCAAACGGGGCGATGGGGTGGGGAGCGATCGCTCCTTGAGTGAAACCCTAAGTGACCATCTGAAGGCGATCGCGGCGGGAACCGATGCCTTCGCACCACGACACATTGGCCCCAGCGACGCTGATGTTGAAGCCATGCTGGCGGTCTTGGGCTATGACCAGCTCCCTGACTTGATTGACCAGGCCGTGCCACCCAGCATTCGTTTATCACGGGATCTAGCCGTGCCGACGGCGGTGAGTGAGCATGAGGCCCTGCAAGAGCTAAGGGCGATCGCCTCCAAAAACCAGGTCTTTCGCTCCTATATCGGCATGGGCTACCACAACTGCATCACCCCACCGGTGATTCAGCGCAATATTCTCGAAAACCCCGGTTGGTATACCCAATACACCCCCTACCAGCCCGAAATTGCCCAGGGTCGCCTAGAAGCCCTGCTCAATTTTCAAACCATGGTGACCGACCTGACGGCCATGGACATTGCCAACGCCTCGCTGCTGGATGAAGGCACGGCGGCAGCGGAAGCCATGACCCTCAGCTATGGACAGTGTAAAACCAAGGCGAAAGCTTTCTGGGTGTCGGATCTCTGTCATCCCCAAACCCTAGAGGTGGTGAAAAGCCGTGCTCTGCCCCTAGGGATCACGGTGATCGTGGGCGACCACCGCAGCTTCACGGCCGAGGCACTCCCAGAAGCGATCGTGGGAGCGCTGCTGCAATATCCTGCCACCGATGGCGGCGTCTATGACTACCGTCCGATGATTGAGCAGGTACACCAAGCGGGGGGCTTAGTCACCGTGGCGGCAGATTTGCTAAGCCTCACCCTGCTGACGCCGCCGGGAGAGTTTGGCGCAGATATCGTCGTGGGCAGCACCCAGCGCTTCGGGGTGCCCATGGGCTATGGGGGGCCCCATGCGGCCTACTTTGCCACCCGCGAGGTCTATAAGCGTCAGTTGCCGGGGCGGTTGGTGGGCGTTTCGCGGGATGCGGATGGCCAGGTGGCCCTGCGGTTGGCCCTGCAAACCCGAGAACAACATATCCGTCGCGATCGCGCCACCAGCAATATCTGCACGGCTCAAGTTCTGCTGGCCGTGATGGCTAGCATGTATGCGGTCTATCACGGGCCCCAGGGGCTGCGCCGCATTGCCACCCGCATTCATCTGCTCACCATGCTGCTGGCAGCCGGTCTGGAGCGCTTAGGCTACACCCTCAAAAATGTGCCGGTCTTTGACACCCTGACGGTGGAAGCGGGGGAATGTTTGGGGGCGATCGCTCAACGAGCCGCGGCCCAGCGCATCAATCTGCGACCGCTAGAAGGGCAGCAGTTGGGGATTTCTTTGGATGAAACCACCACGGAGCAAGATGTTGTCGATCTGCTCACCGTCTTCGCGGGCAATCCCTTTCAGGGGAAAGGCGATGCCTGGATGGCGCGGGCCCAAACCCACAGCGATCGCCTGCGCGACCATTGGCGACAGTCGGCCTACCTGACCCATCCGGTGTTCAACACCTACCATTCCGAGACGGAACTGCTGCGCTACATCCATCACCTGCAGGCCAAGGATCTATCGCTGACGGCGGCCATGATTCCCCTCGGGTCTTGCACCATGAAGCTCAATGCCACGGCGGAGATGATCCCCGTCACCTGGCCCGAATTCGGGCAGCTCCATCCCTTCGCGCCGGTGGAGCAAACCGAGGGGTACCAAATCCTGTTCCAGCAGTTGGAAGACATGCTGGCGGAGATCACTGGATTTGCTGGCATTTCCCTGCAGCCCAATGCCGGATCTCAAGGAGAATATGCTGGTCTGTTGGTGATTCGCGCCTACCATCAGCAGCGCGGGCAAGGTCATCGACAGATTTGCCTCATTCCCGAGTCGGCCCATGGCACCAATCCGGCTAGTGCGGTGATGGCCGGGATGACCGTCGTTCCCGTCGGGTGCGATCGCGATGGCAATATTGACCTAGCAGATCTGCAAACCAAGGCAGAAAAGCATCGAGATCAGCTAGCGGCGTTGATGGTCACCTATCCTTCTACCCACGGGGTTTTTGAGGCAGGCATTCGCGATATCTGCGAGATCATCCACAGCTACGGCGGTCAGGTCTATATGGACGGAGCCAACATGAATGCCCAGGTAGGCATCTGCCGTCCCGGCGACTTCGGGGCCGATGTTTGCCACCTCAACCTCCACAAAACCTTTTGCATTCCCCACGGCGGCGGCGGCCCTGGCGTTGGCCCCATTGGCGTCGCGGCCCATCTCGTGCCCTTCTTACCCGGTCATGCCTTGATTCCCACCGGTGGCGAGCAGGGCATTGGAGCGATCGCCTCTGCTCCCTGGGGCAGCAGCAGCATCCTGCCAATTTCCTGGATGTACATCCGCATGATGGGCGGAACGGGGTTGACCGATGCCACCAAGCTGGCGATTCTCAATGCCAACTACATCGCCAAACGGCTAGAGGATCACTACTCCATTCTCTATCGCGGCAATAGCGGGCTCGTGGCCCATGAATGCATCGTGGATCTACGTCCCTTCAAAAAAGCCGTGGGCATTGAGGTCGATGATATCGCCAAGCGGTTGATTGACTACGGCTTCCATCCGCCCACCATGTCTTGGCCCGTGGCCGGCACCATCATGGTAGAACCCACGGAAAGTGAAAGCAAACCTGAGCTAGACCGGTTCTGTGACGCCATGATCGCCATCCGCGATGAAATCCGCCAGATCGAAACCGGAGCGATGGATGCCCAGGATAATCCCCTGAAACATGCCCCCCACACCGCTGCTTGCCTCACGGTGGATGAATGGCCCCACGCCTATTCCCGTGCTCAAGCGGTGTATCCTACGGCATGGACGAGGCAGCGCAAATTCTGGCCAGCGGTGGCCCGGG comes from Candidatus Obscuribacterales bacterium and encodes:
- a CDS encoding phosphoribosylanthranilate isomerase, which translates into the protein MTTLRVKICGITQADQGAAIAQMGASALGFICVRDSPRYIPPQQIRAIADLLPPAVARVGVFVNADLDTIKDVATIAGLTAIQLHGDESPEFCQRLRDRLPTMKLIKAMQLHDVDAQTMTHPYLDVVDTLLLDAYHPTLRGGTGHALNWDALRHFHPPIPWFLAGGINPNNVLEALGTLSPNGIDLSSGIERAPGDKAIDQVALLFSRLTLHGYQCRRGK
- the gcvP gene encoding aminomethyl-transferring glycine dehydrogenase, yielding MSMPSDSVGYAITSDVTTPKRGDGVGSDRSLSETLSDHLKAIAAGTDAFAPRHIGPSDADVEAMLAVLGYDQLPDLIDQAVPPSIRLSRDLAVPTAVSEHEALQELRAIASKNQVFRSYIGMGYHNCITPPVIQRNILENPGWYTQYTPYQPEIAQGRLEALLNFQTMVTDLTAMDIANASLLDEGTAAAEAMTLSYGQCKTKAKAFWVSDLCHPQTLEVVKSRALPLGITVIVGDHRSFTAEALPEAIVGALLQYPATDGGVYDYRPMIEQVHQAGGLVTVAADLLSLTLLTPPGEFGADIVVGSTQRFGVPMGYGGPHAAYFATREVYKRQLPGRLVGVSRDADGQVALRLALQTREQHIRRDRATSNICTAQVLLAVMASMYAVYHGPQGLRRIATRIHLLTMLLAAGLERLGYTLKNVPVFDTLTVEAGECLGAIAQRAAAQRINLRPLEGQQLGISLDETTTEQDVVDLLTVFAGNPFQGKGDAWMARAQTHSDRLRDHWRQSAYLTHPVFNTYHSETELLRYIHHLQAKDLSLTAAMIPLGSCTMKLNATAEMIPVTWPEFGQLHPFAPVEQTEGYQILFQQLEDMLAEITGFAGISLQPNAGSQGEYAGLLVIRAYHQQRGQGHRQICLIPESAHGTNPASAVMAGMTVVPVGCDRDGNIDLADLQTKAEKHRDQLAALMVTYPSTHGVFEAGIRDICEIIHSYGGQVYMDGANMNAQVGICRPGDFGADVCHLNLHKTFCIPHGGGGPGVGPIGVAAHLVPFLPGHALIPTGGEQGIGAIASAPWGSSSILPISWMYIRMMGGTGLTDATKLAILNANYIAKRLEDHYSILYRGNSGLVAHECIVDLRPFKKAVGIEVDDIAKRLIDYGFHPPTMSWPVAGTIMVEPTESESKPELDRFCDAMIAIRDEIRQIETGAMDAQDNPLKHAPHTAACLTVDEWPHAYSRAQAVYPTAWTRQRKFWPAVARVDNAYGDRNLVCACLPMSAYA